One Nocardioides oleivorans DNA segment encodes these proteins:
- a CDS encoding GNAT family N-acetyltransferase: MTHSHSGGPTADVSVRIAWSDDAPAIAAVQVRAWPEMYADLLPAGVLPSDVDAVAAQWRQLLTRPADARNRVLVALERNRVVGFALTSPAADPDCDPVADGELAEVTLDPAERGKGHGSRLLQAAVDTLAADRFTRATTWITVGDDALRTFLTDAGWAPDTAHRELDLDGSGTTRVKQVRLHTAIG; the protein is encoded by the coding sequence ATGACGCACTCGCACTCCGGCGGACCGACCGCCGACGTGTCGGTGCGCATCGCCTGGTCCGACGACGCCCCCGCGATCGCCGCGGTCCAGGTGCGCGCGTGGCCCGAGATGTACGCCGACCTGCTGCCGGCAGGCGTGCTGCCCAGCGACGTCGATGCCGTGGCCGCCCAGTGGCGCCAGCTGCTCACCCGCCCCGCCGACGCCCGCAACCGGGTGCTGGTGGCGCTCGAGCGCAACCGCGTCGTCGGCTTCGCGCTCACCTCCCCCGCCGCCGACCCCGACTGCGACCCGGTCGCCGACGGTGAGCTGGCCGAGGTCACCCTCGACCCCGCCGAGCGCGGCAAGGGCCACGGCTCCCGCCTGCTCCAGGCCGCTGTCGACACCCTGGCCGCCGACCGGTTCACCCGTGCGACCACCTGGATCACCGTCGGTGACGACGCGCTGCGCACGTTCCTCACCGACGCCGGCTGGGCCCCCGACACGGCCCACCGCGAGCTCGACCTCGACGGCTCCGGCACCACCCGGGTCAAGCAGGTCCGCCTGCACACCGCCATCGGCTGA
- a CDS encoding DUF3043 domain-containing protein: MFRRNSTEPETTPTHDKVGGKGRPTPSRKEAEAAARARAKVPRTRKEQAAAQRGARGDTSRRMREAMKTGDDRYLPARDRGPVRRFIRDFVDARFSFIELMVPLLIVSMILGYNGSTVQLGNTLLFTTLLVIIVDIVMLRFRLRRELARRFPGETPKGATLYAAMRSLQMKFLRLPKPQVKIGEKLPETYR, translated from the coding sequence TTGTTCCGTCGCAACAGCACCGAGCCGGAGACCACCCCGACCCACGACAAGGTGGGCGGCAAGGGTCGCCCCACCCCGTCGCGCAAGGAGGCCGAGGCGGCCGCCCGCGCCCGTGCCAAGGTGCCGCGCACCCGCAAGGAGCAGGCCGCCGCCCAGCGCGGCGCGCGCGGGGACACCTCGCGCAGGATGCGCGAGGCGATGAAGACCGGCGACGACCGCTACCTCCCGGCCCGCGACCGCGGCCCGGTGCGTCGCTTCATCCGCGACTTCGTCGACGCACGCTTCTCGTTCATCGAGCTGATGGTGCCGCTGCTGATCGTGTCGATGATCCTCGGCTACAACGGCAGCACCGTGCAGCTCGGCAACACGCTCCTGTTCACCACGCTGCTGGTGATCATCGTCGACATCGTGATGCTCCGGTTCCGCCTGCGGCGCGAGCTGGCCCGCCGCTTCCCCGGTGAGACGCCCAAGGGAGCGACGCTCTATGCCGCCATGCGCTCCCTGCAGATGAAGTTCCTGCGCCTGCCCAAGCCCCAGGTCAAGATCGGCGAGAAGCTCCCCGAGACCTATCGATGA
- a CDS encoding PspA/IM30 family protein, translating into MSLMQRISLIFRSKANKALDKAEDPRETLDYSYQRQLELLSKVRRGVADVATSRKRVELQVNQIEQQAAKLQAQAEKAIGAGREDLAREALTRKSGLATQITNLKEQQAALQGEEEKLVLAQQRLQAKVEAFRTRKETIKATYTAAEAQTRIGEAMSGIGEEMGDVGLAIQRAEDKTAQMQARGAAIDELIASGALDDASSFNAGDDISRELDALSSGSDVEAELARLKGLSAPEPTPAIEAGGDILEEAPEEQAVKREVNEGGPA; encoded by the coding sequence ATGAGCCTCATGCAGCGCATCAGCCTGATCTTCCGTTCCAAGGCCAACAAGGCCCTGGACAAGGCGGAGGACCCCCGCGAGACCCTCGACTACAGCTACCAGCGTCAGCTCGAGCTGCTCTCCAAGGTCCGTCGCGGCGTGGCCGACGTCGCCACCAGCCGCAAGCGGGTCGAGCTCCAGGTCAACCAGATCGAGCAGCAGGCGGCCAAGCTGCAGGCGCAGGCCGAGAAGGCCATCGGCGCCGGTCGCGAGGACCTGGCGCGCGAGGCGCTGACCCGCAAGTCGGGTCTCGCCACGCAGATCACGAACCTCAAGGAGCAGCAGGCGGCCCTCCAGGGCGAGGAGGAGAAGCTCGTCCTGGCCCAGCAGCGGCTGCAGGCCAAGGTCGAGGCCTTCCGCACCCGCAAGGAGACCATCAAGGCCACCTACACCGCAGCCGAGGCGCAGACGCGCATCGGCGAGGCCATGTCGGGCATCGGCGAGGAGATGGGCGACGTCGGCCTCGCGATCCAGCGTGCCGAGGACAAGACGGCCCAGATGCAGGCGCGCGGTGCCGCGATCGACGAGCTGATCGCCTCCGGCGCCCTCGACGACGCCTCCTCGTTCAACGCCGGCGACGACATCTCCCGCGAGCTCGACGCGCTCAGCTCCGGCTCCGACGTCGAGGCCGAGCTGGCCCGGCTCAAGGGCCTCAGCGCCCCGGAGCCGACACCCGCGATCGAGGCGGGCGGCGACATCCTCGAGGAGGCCCCCGAGGAGCAGGCGGTCAAGCGCGAGGTCAACGAGGGCGGCCCGGCATGA
- the pspAA gene encoding PspA-associated protein PspAA yields the protein MIVRILGEGQYDLDDHALDALNGLDNQIEQAIESGDEAMFRTALQGLLAGVRASGTHHDPDSLDESDLILPPPDATIDEVRELLGDDGLIPG from the coding sequence ATGATCGTGCGGATCCTCGGCGAGGGCCAGTACGACCTCGACGACCACGCCCTCGACGCGCTCAACGGGCTCGACAACCAGATCGAGCAGGCCATCGAGTCGGGCGACGAGGCGATGTTCCGCACCGCTCTGCAGGGTCTGCTCGCCGGCGTGCGGGCGAGCGGGACGCACCACGACCCCGACTCGCTCGACGAGTCCGACCTGATCCTCCCGCCCCCGGACGCCACGATCGACGAGGTCCGCGAGCTCCTGGGCGACGACGGCCTCATCCCGGGCTGA
- the htpX gene encoding zinc metalloprotease HtpX, giving the protein MAASRFIKDGGLTARMTLTMFLLGGLYVALVAMVLLYVRSPGGAVVVALVAIGIAFWQWWSSDSVAMRAMRAREVTPQEAPELHGMIDRLCALADMPKPRVGVSDMAISNAFATGRSPDRAVVCVTTGILHALDAEELEAVLAHELSHVAHRDVLVMTVASSAGIAAGLLMRFAQFGGMSRSRNSGAAAAAMVSLLVSLVVYAVSFLLLRLLSRYRELSADRAGAYLTMKPAALASALQKISGQAAATPTRDLRSAGAASALCIVPALRGSGLGGLMATHPPLQQRLEQLARIQAELSRPTG; this is encoded by the coding sequence ATGGCCGCATCTCGCTTCATCAAGGACGGCGGGCTCACTGCCCGGATGACCCTCACCATGTTCCTGCTCGGCGGGCTCTACGTCGCGCTGGTGGCCATGGTGCTCCTCTACGTCCGCAGCCCCGGTGGTGCCGTCGTGGTCGCCCTCGTGGCGATCGGCATCGCCTTCTGGCAGTGGTGGAGCTCCGACTCGGTCGCCATGCGGGCGATGCGCGCGCGCGAGGTGACGCCCCAGGAGGCGCCCGAGCTGCACGGCATGATCGACCGCCTCTGCGCGCTGGCCGACATGCCGAAGCCCCGGGTCGGGGTGTCGGACATGGCGATCTCCAACGCCTTTGCGACCGGGCGCTCGCCGGACCGGGCGGTGGTCTGCGTGACCACCGGCATCCTGCACGCGCTCGACGCCGAGGAGCTCGAGGCCGTGCTGGCCCACGAGCTGAGCCACGTCGCCCACCGCGACGTGCTGGTCATGACCGTGGCCTCGTCCGCCGGCATCGCCGCGGGGCTGCTCATGCGCTTCGCCCAGTTCGGCGGGATGAGCCGCTCGCGCAACAGCGGTGCCGCGGCCGCGGCCATGGTGTCGCTCCTGGTCAGCCTGGTGGTGTACGCCGTCAGCTTCCTGCTGCTGCGCCTGCTCTCGCGCTACCGCGAGCTGAGCGCCGACCGCGCAGGCGCCTACCTCACGATGAAGCCCGCCGCGCTGGCCTCGGCGCTGCAGAAGATCAGCGGCCAGGCGGCCGCGACGCCGACGCGCGACCTCCGCTCGGCCGGCGCGGCCAGCGCCCTGTGCATCGTCCCGGCCCTGCGCGGGAGCGGCCTGGGCGGCCTGATGGCGACCCACCCGCCGCTGCAGCAGCGTCTCGAGCAGCTCGCGCGCATCCAGGCCGAGCTCAGCCGGCCGACGGGCTGA
- the pspAB gene encoding PspA-associated protein PspAB produces the protein MGLWETMRARTKPRRNDLDALFLVPSAAITLQTALGFEPTGTGSVCYRSAAGAAFAQTQQDVVALIGEDAEAPAVTVTRDDFGFTWLVVDGEPADMSGLCTDLHAVNTTLELNGFEGGLLCSMVPFANAAGQKFGLTYLYKQGTFYPFAPTGEQSRDTLLELSVRDLLGQELPMEPDLQRWLAVWKAPGL, from the coding sequence ATGGGTCTCTGGGAGACGATGCGGGCGCGCACCAAGCCCAGGCGCAACGACCTCGACGCGCTCTTCCTGGTGCCCAGCGCGGCCATCACCCTGCAGACCGCGCTCGGCTTCGAGCCGACCGGCACCGGGTCGGTCTGCTACCGCTCCGCGGCCGGCGCCGCCTTCGCGCAGACCCAGCAGGACGTCGTCGCGCTGATCGGCGAGGACGCCGAGGCGCCCGCGGTCACCGTGACCCGCGACGACTTCGGGTTCACCTGGCTGGTCGTCGACGGCGAGCCGGCCGACATGTCCGGCCTGTGCACCGACCTGCACGCGGTCAACACCACGCTCGAGCTCAACGGGTTCGAGGGCGGGCTGCTCTGCTCGATGGTGCCGTTCGCCAACGCCGCCGGGCAGAAGTTCGGCCTGACCTACCTCTACAAGCAGGGCACCTTCTACCCATTCGCGCCCACCGGCGAGCAGTCACGTGACACCCTGTTGGAGTTGTCGGTGCGCGACCTTCTCGGACAGGAGCTCCCCATGGAACCCGATCTCCAGCGCTGGCTCGCGGTCTGGAAGGCGCCGGGCCTGTGA
- a CDS encoding GAF domain-containing sensor histidine kinase gives MSGPDAGRRRERALAAYDVIDGPHRRELDSLVELAAQVAGVPFAAVNLLDSHSQHQVATAGFEGEDSSVDHSMCRLVVESGKPIMLENAGEDVRFAENPWTTGEIAEVKYYGSHPLTTPGGITIGTLCVFDDQTHEVTPEAARGLSQLADRVVDVLELELASRRLGELNDRLATSNDRLAHFAGQVSHDLKNPLTAVSLSLESLELEVTDPFQVDTVARARRGVDRMNGLINNLLEFAQQGEAPGADVVDLDMELSAALDDLAGRVSRDRVKVGPLPLAQGDGSQLRSVLMNLLDNAVKFTLDGEEPEVEVDSHPVDAGNRIEVRDRGRGIPAEKEERVFAPLARLDKSVEGSGIGLATCRRIVEAHGGSMGVEARDGGGTTFWFLLPVVEEP, from the coding sequence GTGAGCGGTCCCGACGCAGGCCGTCGTCGCGAGCGCGCGCTGGCGGCGTACGACGTGATCGACGGTCCGCACCGCCGGGAGCTGGACTCGCTCGTCGAGCTCGCCGCGCAGGTCGCGGGGGTGCCCTTCGCGGCGGTCAACCTGCTCGACTCGCACTCGCAGCACCAGGTGGCCACCGCGGGGTTCGAGGGCGAGGACTCGTCGGTGGACCACTCGATGTGCCGTCTGGTGGTCGAGAGCGGCAAGCCGATCATGCTGGAGAACGCCGGCGAGGACGTGCGCTTCGCCGAGAACCCGTGGACCACGGGTGAGATCGCCGAGGTCAAGTACTACGGCTCCCACCCGCTGACCACGCCGGGCGGGATCACGATCGGGACCCTGTGCGTGTTCGACGACCAGACCCACGAGGTGACCCCCGAGGCCGCACGAGGCCTGTCGCAGCTCGCCGACCGCGTGGTCGACGTGCTCGAGCTCGAGCTGGCGTCGCGGCGCCTCGGCGAGCTGAACGACCGCCTCGCCACCTCCAACGACCGGCTGGCCCACTTCGCCGGACAGGTCAGCCACGACCTCAAGAACCCGCTCACGGCGGTCTCGCTGTCGCTGGAGTCGCTGGAGCTCGAGGTCACCGATCCGTTCCAGGTCGACACCGTCGCGCGAGCCCGCCGGGGGGTCGACCGGATGAACGGCCTGATCAACAACCTGCTGGAGTTCGCCCAGCAGGGCGAGGCACCCGGCGCCGACGTCGTCGACCTGGACATGGAGCTCTCCGCGGCGCTCGACGACCTCGCGGGCCGGGTCTCGCGCGATCGCGTCAAGGTGGGCCCGCTCCCGCTCGCGCAGGGCGACGGGTCCCAGCTGCGATCGGTCCTGATGAACCTCCTGGACAACGCCGTGAAGTTCACCCTCGACGGCGAGGAGCCGGAGGTCGAGGTCGACTCGCACCCGGTCGACGCCGGCAACCGGATCGAGGTGCGCGACCGCGGCCGCGGCATCCCCGCCGAGAAGGAGGAGCGGGTGTTCGCGCCGCTGGCCCGGCTCGACAAGTCGGTCGAGGGCTCAGGGATCGGGCTGGCCACGTGCCGGCGGATCGTCGAGGCCCACGGCGGCTCGATGGGGGTCGAGGCCCGCGACGGCGGCGGCACGACCTTCTGGTTCCTGCTGCCGGTCGTCGAGGAGCCCTGA
- a CDS encoding winged helix DNA-binding domain-containing protein yields MRTISDAERRNRIGVRHGLSPAHRLDSVEAVTRAMTVLHATEAATVHLAVAARSEGVGVDDVDAALYDDRAVVKQLAMRRTLFVFPRDLLPAAWGSASARVATAERKRIAKAITGAGIAADGEAWLDAARAAVLERLADGPASVAELRASVPELAGMIGGDTDKTWDRPVSVAPWVLTHLGLDGATLRGRNAGHWRLNKPSWSLAEDWLGDLPEPLDEAAGYAELVRRWLATFGPGTATDVQWWLGSTKTAVTRALAEVGAVEVGLDGGATGWVLPDDSDVGPVEPWAALLPTLDPTVMGWKQRDFYLDPAHVPYLFDTNGNAGTTAWWDGRVVGCWVQDGDGAVRLSLLEEVPPAGRAALDREAERLTAWLDGTVIGNVYASRQMKQAKLP; encoded by the coding sequence GTGCGCACGATCAGCGACGCCGAGCGCCGCAACCGCATCGGCGTACGGCACGGGCTCTCGCCCGCCCACCGCCTCGACAGCGTCGAGGCCGTCACCCGCGCGATGACCGTGCTCCACGCCACGGAAGCGGCGACGGTCCACCTCGCGGTGGCCGCCCGCTCCGAGGGCGTCGGGGTCGACGACGTCGACGCGGCGCTCTACGACGACCGCGCGGTGGTCAAGCAGCTCGCCATGCGCCGCACGCTGTTCGTCTTCCCCCGCGACCTCCTGCCCGCGGCGTGGGGCAGCGCGTCGGCCCGGGTGGCGACCGCGGAGCGCAAGCGGATCGCGAAGGCCATCACGGGGGCCGGCATCGCCGCCGACGGCGAGGCCTGGCTCGACGCCGCCCGCGCGGCCGTGCTCGAGCGGCTCGCCGACGGACCGGCGAGCGTGGCCGAGCTCCGCGCCTCCGTGCCGGAGCTGGCGGGGATGATCGGCGGCGACACGGACAAGACGTGGGACCGGCCGGTCTCGGTCGCGCCGTGGGTGCTCACCCACCTCGGCCTCGACGGAGCCACCCTGCGCGGGCGCAACGCCGGGCACTGGCGGCTCAACAAGCCGAGCTGGTCGCTCGCCGAGGACTGGCTCGGCGACCTCCCGGAGCCCCTCGACGAGGCCGCCGGCTATGCCGAGCTCGTCCGTCGCTGGCTGGCCACCTTCGGCCCCGGCACGGCGACCGACGTCCAGTGGTGGCTCGGCTCGACGAAGACCGCGGTCACCCGCGCCCTGGCCGAGGTCGGGGCCGTCGAGGTCGGGCTCGACGGCGGCGCGACCGGCTGGGTGCTGCCCGACGACTCCGACGTCGGGCCGGTCGAGCCCTGGGCGGCGCTCCTGCCGACGCTCGACCCGACCGTCATGGGATGGAAGCAGCGCGACTTCTACCTCGACCCGGCGCACGTGCCGTACCTCTTCGACACCAACGGCAACGCCGGCACCACGGCCTGGTGGGACGGCCGGGTCGTCGGCTGCTGGGTGCAGGACGGCGACGGCGCCGTCCGGCTGTCCCTCCTGGAGGAGGTCCCACCCGCGGGACGCGCGGCCCTCGACCGGGAGGCCGAGCGACTCACCGCCTGGCTCGACGGCACCGTGATCGGCAACGTCTACGCCTCGCGCCAGATGAAGCAGGCCAAGCTGCCCTAG
- the nadA gene encoding quinolinate synthase NadA — protein MSIIDLPLLPLGKGRDLDAERGVECPGDLPAASDPDLVARARAAKEALGERVFVLGHHYQRDEVIQFADVTGDSFKLARDAAARPDAEFIVFCGVHFMAESADILTGPGQKVVLPDLAAGCSMADMARLRQVEDAWDAMADAGIQDSVVPVTYMNSSADIKAFCGRNGGVVCTSSNADVALDWAFAQKADVDGGAKILFLPDQHLGRNTAVLEMGIGLDECVVWDPLQPGGGLTAEELQQARMILWKGHCSVHGRFSEDVVDELRAKHPGIKVLVHPECKHEVVLKADLVGSTEFIIKTIEAAEPGSVWAIGTELNLVKRLADAHPDKTIVFLDRNVCYCSTMNRIDLPHLVWSLENLVAGEVLNQITVDPETEADALVALQRMLDLPGKSHRD, from the coding sequence GTGAGCATCATCGACCTGCCGCTCCTCCCCCTCGGCAAGGGCCGCGACCTCGACGCCGAGCGCGGGGTGGAGTGCCCGGGTGACCTGCCGGCGGCGTCCGACCCCGACCTCGTCGCCCGCGCTCGCGCGGCCAAGGAGGCCCTCGGCGAGCGGGTCTTCGTCCTCGGGCACCACTACCAGCGCGACGAGGTCATCCAGTTCGCCGACGTCACGGGCGACTCGTTCAAGCTCGCGCGCGACGCTGCGGCGCGTCCCGACGCCGAGTTCATCGTCTTCTGCGGCGTGCACTTCATGGCCGAGTCCGCCGACATCCTCACCGGGCCCGGGCAGAAGGTCGTGCTGCCCGACCTGGCCGCCGGCTGCTCGATGGCCGACATGGCCCGGCTCCGCCAGGTCGAGGACGCCTGGGACGCGATGGCCGACGCCGGCATCCAGGACTCGGTCGTCCCGGTGACCTACATGAACTCCTCCGCCGACATCAAGGCCTTCTGCGGCCGCAACGGTGGGGTGGTCTGCACGTCGTCGAACGCCGACGTCGCGCTCGACTGGGCGTTCGCTCAGAAGGCCGACGTCGACGGCGGCGCCAAGATCCTCTTCCTCCCCGACCAGCACCTCGGCCGCAACACCGCCGTGCTCGAGATGGGCATCGGGCTCGACGAGTGCGTGGTGTGGGACCCGCTGCAGCCCGGCGGCGGGCTCACCGCCGAGGAGCTCCAGCAGGCGCGGATGATCCTGTGGAAGGGCCACTGCTCGGTGCACGGCCGGTTCTCCGAGGACGTCGTCGACGAGCTGCGCGCCAAGCACCCCGGCATCAAGGTGCTCGTCCACCCCGAGTGCAAGCACGAGGTCGTCCTCAAGGCCGACCTGGTCGGCTCGACCGAGTTCATCATCAAGACCATCGAGGCCGCCGAGCCCGGCTCGGTCTGGGCGATCGGCACCGAGCTCAACCTGGTCAAGCGCCTGGCCGACGCCCACCCCGACAAGACGATCGTCTTCCTCGACCGCAACGTCTGCTACTGCTCGACGATGAACCGCATCGACCTGCCGCACCTGGTCTGGTCGCTGGAGAACCTCGTCGCCGGCGAGGTGCTCAACCAGATCACCGTCGACCCCGAGACCGAGGCCGACGCCCTGGTGGCCCTCCAGCGGATGCTCGACCTGCCCGGCAAGTCCCACCGCGACTGA
- a CDS encoding glucose-1-phosphate adenylyltransferase family protein, producing MVRRGEVLALVQAGGQGSRMDVLTRERAKPALPYGGVHRLVDFALSALVHAELVDIWVSLEYQVTSLDDYLSGGRPWSLDRNRGGFRRVVPQTGTGPATESGFAFGNGDLLLRMSADIEAFGARTLVVCSADHVFNMDLAPVIEEHVAAGRAATLLTSEVSKKDASDNVVVLADRSGTVTAVEHKPSRPSAGTVATEIFVYDTETLLGVLRDLRRELSGTDDGDSGIGDFGEHLLPRLVEGGRVAAEPLTGYWRDVGQPGLYLQSHRDLLAGRVDVFDHPGRPVISHWPDRPAARVRASGDCHDSVLSPGADVGGLVVGSVLGPGVVVEKGAEVHDSVVMEDCVIRAGAVVRTSVLDERCEVAPRARVGAEPSRRLAVDDDVTLVGRGSRVAGEVGAGARLEPGSS from the coding sequence ATGGTGCGACGTGGTGAGGTCCTGGCGCTGGTGCAGGCAGGCGGACAGGGGTCGCGCATGGACGTGCTGACGCGGGAGCGCGCCAAGCCCGCCCTGCCCTACGGCGGCGTGCACCGCCTCGTCGACTTCGCCCTCTCGGCCCTCGTGCACGCCGAGCTCGTCGACATCTGGGTCTCCCTGGAGTACCAGGTGACCTCGCTCGACGACTACCTGTCCGGCGGCCGTCCGTGGAGCCTCGACCGCAACCGCGGCGGGTTCCGCCGGGTCGTGCCCCAGACCGGCACCGGTCCTGCGACCGAGAGCGGCTTCGCCTTCGGCAACGGCGACCTGCTGCTCCGCATGTCCGCCGACATCGAGGCGTTCGGCGCCCGGACCCTGGTCGTGTGCAGCGCCGACCACGTCTTCAACATGGACCTCGCGCCGGTCATCGAGGAGCACGTCGCTGCCGGCCGGGCGGCGACCCTCCTGACGAGCGAGGTCTCCAAGAAGGACGCCTCGGACAACGTCGTCGTGCTGGCTGACCGGAGCGGCACCGTGACCGCCGTCGAGCACAAGCCGTCGCGCCCGTCCGCGGGCACGGTGGCCACCGAGATCTTCGTCTACGACACCGAGACCCTGCTGGGCGTGCTGCGCGACCTGCGCCGCGAGCTCTCCGGCACCGACGACGGAGACAGCGGCATCGGCGACTTCGGCGAGCACCTGCTCCCGAGGCTCGTCGAGGGCGGGCGGGTCGCAGCAGAGCCGCTCACCGGCTACTGGCGTGACGTCGGCCAGCCCGGGCTCTACCTCCAGTCCCACCGCGACCTCCTGGCGGGGAGGGTCGACGTGTTCGACCACCCCGGCCGACCGGTGATCTCGCACTGGCCGGATCGTCCGGCCGCGCGCGTCCGGGCGTCGGGGGACTGCCACGACTCGGTGCTCTCGCCCGGCGCGGACGTCGGCGGCCTCGTGGTCGGCAGCGTCCTCGGCCCCGGGGTCGTGGTCGAGAAGGGCGCCGAGGTGCACGACAGCGTGGTCATGGAGGACTGCGTCATCCGGGCCGGTGCCGTGGTGCGGACCTCGGTGCTCGACGAGCGGTGCGAGGTCGCTCCGCGGGCGCGGGTCGGCGCAGAGCCGTCACGGCGGCTGGCAGTCGACGACGACGTGACCCTGGTCGGCCGCGGCTCGCGCGTCGCCGGCGAGGTCGGGGCCGGCGCCCGGCTGGAGCCGGGGAGCTCGTAG
- a CDS encoding GNAT family N-acetyltransferase, with product MTDALVRPMREGDLEAFAEITATSYYEVDARTYQRAWPDPVRRPAARNGAWINRTRAALRTDPGGCWVAEVDGELVGGAVSRVRELMWVLASFAVRPGHQGQGIGAELMAAALHHGRGCLRGMFAASADPGAVRRYRLAGFDLHPQMTVTGVVDRAALPVVERVREGSAGDVDLLDSIDRRTRGAAHLSDHELLLAQFRLAVVDHSTGSGYAYVDADGAPALLAATNRRTAAALMWEALASSPPGTQVSVPHVTAANQWALDVALAARLAIYSNGYLCVRRMKPPAPYLHHGSLL from the coding sequence GTGACCGACGCGCTCGTCCGGCCGATGCGCGAGGGTGACCTCGAGGCCTTCGCCGAGATCACGGCCACGAGCTACTACGAGGTCGACGCGCGCACCTACCAGCGTGCCTGGCCCGACCCCGTACGCCGCCCCGCTGCCCGCAACGGCGCCTGGATCAACCGCACACGCGCGGCCCTGCGCACCGACCCCGGAGGCTGCTGGGTGGCCGAGGTCGACGGCGAGCTCGTCGGCGGCGCCGTGTCGCGCGTGCGCGAGCTGATGTGGGTGCTGGCCTCCTTCGCCGTCCGCCCGGGGCACCAGGGCCAGGGCATCGGTGCCGAGCTGATGGCGGCCGCGCTGCACCACGGCCGCGGCTGCCTGCGCGGGATGTTCGCCGCGAGCGCCGACCCCGGTGCCGTACGCCGCTACCGCCTCGCCGGCTTCGACCTCCACCCGCAGATGACCGTCACCGGCGTCGTCGACCGGGCGGCCCTCCCCGTCGTGGAGCGGGTGCGCGAGGGCAGTGCGGGCGACGTCGACCTGCTGGACTCGATCGACCGCCGGACGCGCGGTGCCGCGCACCTCAGCGACCACGAGCTGCTGCTCGCGCAGTTCCGCCTCGCCGTCGTCGACCACTCGACCGGGTCGGGCTACGCCTACGTCGACGCCGACGGTGCGCCGGCCCTCTTGGCGGCGACGAACCGTCGTACGGCCGCCGCGCTGATGTGGGAGGCCCTCGCCTCGTCACCGCCCGGCACCCAGGTCTCGGTGCCGCACGTCACCGCCGCCAACCAGTGGGCGCTCGACGTCGCGCTCGCTGCCCGGCTGGCGATCTACTCCAACGGCTACCTGTGCGTGCGACGGATGAAGCCGCCGGCGCCCTACCTGCACCACGGCAGCCTGCTCTAG
- a CDS encoding SRPBCC domain-containing protein → MSTDPVVAEVVVPGSPRSAFVGFTAQMGEWWDPLLTPDSATFTGISIDPNGPVAMVHGDEEYVWGRVMSWDPIGHYTQEFWLGHPEDEATVIDVRFTDTGEGSTLVRLVHSGWNAETESLREKYTHWDDLLARFAAHVS, encoded by the coding sequence ATGAGCACTGATCCCGTCGTGGCCGAGGTCGTCGTCCCGGGCAGCCCGAGGTCGGCGTTCGTCGGCTTCACCGCCCAGATGGGCGAGTGGTGGGACCCGCTGCTGACCCCCGACTCCGCGACCTTCACGGGCATCTCGATCGACCCCAACGGTCCGGTCGCGATGGTGCACGGCGACGAGGAGTACGTCTGGGGCCGCGTGATGTCGTGGGACCCCATCGGCCACTACACCCAGGAGTTCTGGCTCGGCCACCCCGAGGACGAGGCGACCGTCATCGACGTGCGCTTCACCGACACCGGCGAGGGAAGCACCCTCGTGCGCCTGGTGCACAGCGGCTGGAACGCGGAGACCGAGTCGCTCCGCGAGAAGTACACCCACTGGGACGACCTCCTGGCGCGCTTCGCGGCCCACGTGTCGTGA